The region AAACCTCCAAACTATTTGAATTCATTACATATGTTTCTTATGGTATCATCATTGGGAAAAACGTGCAAGTGCTTCCATCACTTTTTTATGCCGGAAACGGACTGAAAATGAGAAAATCCTCTGGAAAGATGCTGAAATATGATGTTACACACAGACGGAAACATGGTAAAATAGAGTTAAAATTGAAATCGGGAGGTAATGAGATGAAACGGACAGTGAGGGTATGGCTTGCAGTGGTCATGAGTGGAGTGCTTCTGGCCGGAGGCGCCGGAATGACGGGACAGGCCCCGTGGGTAATGGAGGCCCAGGCCCATTCAGGCAGAACAGATGCCAGCGGAGGCCACCGGGATAATAAGAATGCCAGCGGGCTGGGAAGCTATCATTACCACTGCGGAGGTTATCCGGCACACCTGCATCCCAATGGAGTGTGTCCCTATGCAGGAGGCGGGGAAAGTACCCGGACCAAGACTCAGACACAGACCAAAACACAGACACAGGCTCAAACACAGGACCAGACACAGGCTCAGGCTGCAATCCGGGAAATTTCCGGGGCAGGGGAAGCTTCCGGCACTTCGGGCTGGTGCCGGAATGGGGCACAGTGGAACTATATCTGTGAGGACGGAACCCGGCTGATTGGATGCTGGAAGCAGATTGACGGCGTATGGTACTGTTTTGACGGTGACGGAAACATGCGGACCGGATGGTATGGGGAAAATGGTTCTCTCTACTATCTGGGAACAGACGGGAAGATGGCCGTCGGGACCTGCGTAATCGATGGAAAGGAATATCAGTTTGACCAGGACGGGAAGATGATATAGCCGGATAACAGGTAAGGGCAGGATGAACCGGCAGAAGTATGACAGGAAAAATGACAGGAAAAGCGGATCCGCATTGGCACAGTCAACGCGGGTCCGCAGCCGTTTATCATTTTTTGATTTTACTCAAATAAATCCATAAGCTTCTTCTTCATTTCACGCCGTCTTTTATCTGTTTCTTCAGAATCCAGGGAAAACCTGCCTTCCTCTTCTCTTAACACGTCGCCTTCCTTAATACCCTTTGGAAGATGGCTGACGGGAACGGAGATGCGTTTCCTTAATTCGGTTTCACATATGGCCAGACCCTCTTCCAGCCGGTCGATGATATATTTCATATAGGGAATCCTTTCTGTGGGGGTGGGGTAAGAGACAGTATTTACAGAATGTCTCATATTGCGTTTGGTTTAAGGTTTGCACTGTTTACAGGGTTCATATCCCTCCTGCACCAGTTCATCCCTGGATGCTGTTACATCCTTTCGGTTCTCAGGCTTCATCTGGGTGGCAGAGGCACAGTCGGGGCGGTGGAACCTGCCTGTGTTTGTATTAATAACATAGCTTGAGAGAGCGGAGCTATTGCCGGCATTATTGCTGCCGCTGAACGTTCCGCTGCCGGTGCTCCATGTAATTGTCTTGCCGTCACTGAATGCGGTAATGGTCCCCTCCTCATCCGTGCGCAGTATCTGGCAGCCCGCCTTCTTAAGCTTTTCCATGGTTTCCTTATGGGGATGGCCGTAAGAGTTGCCTTTCCCGCACTGGATTACCACCCAGGAGGGAGACACTTTTTTCAGAAATGCGTCACTGGTGGAGGTGCTGCTGCCGTGATGACCTGCCTTCAGAACATCTGCTTTCAGCACGGCGCCGCTGTTTACAATATCTTCTTCAGCCTGGTTCTCCGCGTCACCGCACATGACAAAGCTATTATCGCCATAGGTAAGGCGGATTCCCACGGACCAGTTGTTCAGGTCGTTGCCGTAGTCTTTTACCGGGGAAAGTATGGTGAAGGACGCGTTTCCCAAATCATAGGAATCTCCGGGAGCGGGTTTGGTGATTTTAAGTCCTCTGGAGGCAATGGAGTCCAGTACGTCCTCAAAGGTCCTGGTGGTATGTTCCACAGGGGGCAGGAGGACCTTGTCCACGGGAAAGGTATCAATAATCTTGTCCAGGCCGCCGATATGGTCGGAATGAGGATGGGTGCCAATCACATAATCCAGTTTTGTCACTCCCTCTGCTTTTAGATAAGAGACTACGGTGCCGGCCTGGTCATTTTCACCTGCGTCAATAAGCATGTAGTGTCCGTCTGATTCGGCCAGTATACTATCGCCCTGGCCCACATCAATAAAATGCACAGCCAGTCCGGACCCGGATGGCATCGTTACGGAGAAATCCTTGTCAGGTGAAGGAGAGGGGGATGAATCCGCGCATCCTCCCAGCAAAAGAGATATTGCACATAAAATGGATATTACCAATATTCGGATATTATTTGGTTTTGTCATAAACTAGTCAGCCTTCCTGTCTTTGTAATAATCATATATTCAGATGGGGATCATCCGTTCACATAACCGCAGTGTTTATGGTTGTTATCATTGCCGGGCATTCTGTGCCCGGACCGCATTGCGGAATGCGGTGTCCCACTGGGGGTAGGAACGTTTTAGGGATACGGGTCTGCCTTCCGTATCCAGGAAACAATGCCTGCTCTCACCTGTGGTTTTGAGTTCACCGGTGGCCGTATCGCGCATCTCATACGCAAGGGTCATGCGTATGGCGTTATATTCCTTTACCCATACATGTATTTTCACATGGTCATCAAAACGTACCATGGACCTGTACTGGCAGTGTACCTCCAGAACCGGGCTCATGATGCCGGATGCTTCCATGGCCTTATATCCGCAGCCCATTTGTTCCATAAGGTTTACCCTTGCTTCCTCCATCCAGCGGATGTAGTTGGAATGGTGCACACAGCCCATCTGGTCTGTCTCGTAATACTGTGCGTGATGTTCGTAGTCTTTAAACATAGTGACCTCCTGGTGCTATTTACTGGTTTTATTTTAAATCCATCTGGTCCTGATACCATAATGCGAATCCCTCATCTGTCATATCCCTGGTATCGGCTGGTAGTAACTTCCTTTCCGGCAGTATAGCGGCACATGGAGCTATTATACCACAAATATTTCCAAAAGACGAGTAGTTGGAAGCAGAGTCTTACCCAGAGTCTTACCTGCCCCTGCCACGGGCCGGCTGGCTTGATCCCACTGAGGAATTTAAACAGCTTATGTATATTTTGAAATTTGGTTACATATACTGGTAATAAATGGACCTGTCCTCCGATCTGATACCCGGAAGCAGATTCAGACCAGATTTTATCAAAAAGAAAAGGAGCGCATGATATGGCACGGGGAGTAAGAAAGTCACCGGTTGAAAAACTGCAGGGAGAGCTGGCGGATGTACAAGCATCCATAGCACAGTATGAAAGCTGTCTGGAAACCATGAGAGAAAAGGAAAAGGTACTTATGGAACATATCCAGCTGGAGGAATTTAAGGTGGTCAGCGATATGTTAAAGGAACGTGACATGACCATGGATGATTTAAAAGAAATGCTGGCAGGAGGGGACGTGACTCTCAGTGCATGAGACACGTAATCCTGTATACACGGTAATTCCATGCAAAGATAAGAACGCCTGTAAAATACGCGTTCTTATTTTTTTCTTAGTTTTTATGCTTGTTTGAGTCCTCATGTTGTAGATGGCAGCTGTTTTATGGTAGAATGATAAAAAACAGCAGGCTTGAAGGAGGTACATAAGATGGCGGAAGTCACTTTGGGGAAAACAGGTATAACTGTGAACAAGAATGGGTTTGGGGCCCTTCCTATCCAGAGGATACCGGTGGAGGATGCGGTATATCTGATAAAAAAGGCGTATGAAGGCGGTATCACATTTTTTGACACAGCCAGGAACTATACGGACAGCGAGGAAAAGTTGGGAGCCGCGCTTGAGGGAATACGTGATAAGGTGTTCATCGCAACCAAGACAGCAGCAAAGACAGCAGAGAAATTCCGGGAGGACCTGGAGATTTCCCTGAAAAACCTGAGGACAGACCATGTGGACCTCTATCAATTCCATAATCCTTCCTTCTGTCCAAAGCCAGGAGACGGCACAGGACTGTATGAAGCCGTGCTGGAGGCTAAGGAGCAGGGCAAGGTACGCCACATAGGAATCACCAACCACAGGCTGTCAGTGGCCATGGAGGCAATTGATTCAGGCATTTATGAGACGCTGCAGTTTCCATTCTGTTATCTGGCCACGGATAAGGACCTGGAACTGGTGGAACAGTGCAGGGAAGCAGGCATGGGGTTCATTGCCATGAAGGCATTATCCGGCGGTCTTATCAATAATTCACGGGCAGCCTACGCATATTTAGCCCAGTTTGACAATGTGCTTCCAATCTGGGGTGTTCAGAGAGAACGGGAGCTGGATGAATTCCTGTCTTATGTGGGAAATCCGCCTGAGATGACAGATGAGATAAGGGCGCTGATTGATAAGGACAGGAAAGAACTCCTGGGAGAATTCTGCAGAGGCTGCGGATACTGTATGCCATGTCCCGTGGGCATTGAAATCAATAACTGTGCCAGGATGTCCCTTATGATACGCAGGGCTCCTTCCGCGGCCTGGCTGACGCCGGACGCGCAGGAGAAAATGAAGAAGATTGAACAGTGCCTCCACTGCAACCAGTGCAAGGGAAAATGTCCATATAACCTGGACACGCCCTCACTGTTGGAGAAGAACCTGAAGGACTATCTGGAGATTCTGAATGGAAAGGAATATTAGAGGAAACAGACGAAGAAAATAGAAACAGTAGCGAAGGAAAGGAAACAGCGCCCGCTGCCATTACAGGCAGAGGAAGCGCTGTTTTTAATAAAACCAAGGTATTGATTTTTCCGGGGATTAATTGCGGTAGCGGTTGATGCAGGCGTATATCTCCTGGATCCTCGGCATAGAGAGGCCGCAGGCTGTGTAGGAGCTGTCGCCCACGGCGGCCAGCCCGCCCTTCTGTATCTCCTTAAGCAGCATGGAGACCGTATCCCTTACCGTATACCGTTCAAGCAGCTGGTGTTCCACACAGTAGCGCAGCATCTGTGCCAGAGTGCTGGTCTGTTCAGCGTCAATGAGCTGCTCCACGAACCGCAGGTCCACAGGGGATTTGCCGATTTGCAGGGAATCTTTTCCATATACCTTAACCTTAATGCGTTCGTCACGGCCTCCGCCGAGGGTCCCCCTGCCTCTGTAATTACCCCTGTTTGCGGCAGCAAAATTTCCCGATACAGCCTGGGAACCGACTTTATTGCTTATCAGCCTGCGTTCCCCGGACGGAAGAAGAAAGCCGGGGGCAGAGGTGATGGGCTCAACGCCGTAGGCGGAACAGAAGGTCTTGGTCTTATCCGTGATGTCCAGCGGTTCATAGCAGTCCATCTGGAGGATGGTATCTGCAATATAGAAATAAGCGCCTGAACTTCCTGCCACCATAACAGTTGAAATGCCTGATTTTTCATACAAATCCCTGGCCCTCTCAATGAATGGGGTAATGGGCTCCTGGGCCCGGCTGATGATTTTCTGCATCAGATCATCCCTGACCATGAAGTTGGTGGCGGAGGTATCCTCGTCAATCAGAAAGACACGGCTTCCGGCCTCAATCCCTTCGATGACAGCGGCTGCCTGGGAGGTGCTGCCGCTGGCATCCTCAGTGGAGAAGCAGTGAGTGTCTTTTTTGTTGGGCAGGTCGTTGATAAACAGGGAAATGTCTACATTCTGAACGCTTCTGCCGTCCTCTGCCCGCAGCTTCATGGCAGTGGAATCAGTAATAACATATTCCCGCCCATCTCCGGCCACATGGTTGTAGACGCCGGACTCCAGTGCCTTTAACAGGGTGGATTTGCCATGATATCCGCCGCCCACAATTAGGGTAATGCCCCGGTGAAGTCCCATGCCGGTGATTCTGCCGTGATGGGGAAGGTTTAATTCCATTTTGAGGGAATCCGGTGACTGGAAGGGCACGCTGCCTTTCATGGGCCGGCTGGAAATGCCGCTTTCCCTGGGAAGGATGGCGCCGTCTGCCACAAAGGAGACCAGTCCCAGGCGTTCCAGTTCACATCGGATAAAATGCTGGTCTTCCGCCAGGTCTGACACGGCCTTTACCTCCCGGGCAGGCCTGTTTTTATAATAGAATACGGTTTTGACACACCGCGGCAGGAAGTCAAACAGGATCTTAATCAGTTCGCCGGAATTAATGGTCCTGCCATTGGCAGGAAAACCTGCCTCAAAGCGTGCCGTTATACCCTTAGTGCTGCATTCGCAGGCTGTCCGGCTCAGAATCTCAGGCCCAGGATTGCTGGTGGCAATCAGGCCGCTTTTGCCGGAACCTTTTGCTTTAAAATTGTACTTGGCGATTTCCTGGCAGAACTGCCTGACCAGATAATCTTCCAGGGCAGTCTGCTTGTGGGGGGCGTCAAAATATCCGCTGGGGTAGGCGGCCCTCTGAAGCGGAATAAATACACTTAATTTGGAAGGGGATGCAAAGGGGTCCCCCTGTACATGGTCGATGGAAAGTACATAATCCGTAAAGTCATAGGAACCCCGCGTATCTTTATAGGCCGGATACCCCTTCCGGTCAATGGATTCCAGTAATCTTCTCAGGTCTTGTGCTGATTTCATGATGATGCTTCACCTCTTCGCCTGCGCTGCCAGGCCGGAGTCCAGGTCCGGTCTGCCGTTTGGCAGGCTCCTTTTTCTGTATTTGCTTTCTATATTTTATAGCAGGTCCGGCGAAAATGCAACCGGGAAGAGCAGTCTGCCGGGAGGACATATGGCGGTCAAGGCATCATCCGGCCATCCGGGATTAGGCAGCGTTGAAGCAAGCCATGTTTTATGGTATGATAGCATAAGACGGCGCCGGGCCCGA is a window of Enterocloster clostridioformis DNA encoding:
- a CDS encoding acyl-CoA thioesterase, translating into MFKDYEHHAQYYETDQMGCVHHSNYIRWMEEARVNLMEQMGCGYKAMEASGIMSPVLEVHCQYRSMVRFDDHVKIHVWVKEYNAIRMTLAYEMRDTATGELKTTGESRHCFLDTEGRPVSLKRSYPQWDTAFRNAVRAQNARQ
- a CDS encoding DUF3006 domain-containing protein; amino-acid sequence: MKYIIDRLEEGLAICETELRKRISVPVSHLPKGIKEGDVLREEEGRFSLDSEETDKRRREMKKKLMDLFE
- a CDS encoding ComEC/Rec2 family competence protein: MTKPNNIRILVISILCAISLLLGGCADSSPSPSPDKDFSVTMPSGSGLAVHFIDVGQGDSILAESDGHYMLIDAGENDQAGTVVSYLKAEGVTKLDYVIGTHPHSDHIGGLDKIIDTFPVDKVLLPPVEHTTRTFEDVLDSIASRGLKITKPAPGDSYDLGNASFTILSPVKDYGNDLNNWSVGIRLTYGDNSFVMCGDAENQAEEDIVNSGAVLKADVLKAGHHGSSTSTSDAFLKKVSPSWVVIQCGKGNSYGHPHKETMEKLKKAGCQILRTDEEGTITAFSDGKTITWSTGSGTFSGSNNAGNSSALSSYVINTNTGRFHRPDCASATQMKPENRKDVTASRDELVQEGYEPCKQCKP
- a CDS encoding aldo/keto reductase, with translation MAEVTLGKTGITVNKNGFGALPIQRIPVEDAVYLIKKAYEGGITFFDTARNYTDSEEKLGAALEGIRDKVFIATKTAAKTAEKFREDLEISLKNLRTDHVDLYQFHNPSFCPKPGDGTGLYEAVLEAKEQGKVRHIGITNHRLSVAMEAIDSGIYETLQFPFCYLATDKDLELVEQCREAGMGFIAMKALSGGLINNSRAAYAYLAQFDNVLPIWGVQRERELDEFLSYVGNPPEMTDEIRALIDKDRKELLGEFCRGCGYCMPCPVGIEINNCARMSLMIRRAPSAAWLTPDAQEKMKKIEQCLHCNQCKGKCPYNLDTPSLLEKNLKDYLEILNGKEY
- a CDS encoding ABC-ATPase domain-containing protein encodes the protein MKSAQDLRRLLESIDRKGYPAYKDTRGSYDFTDYVLSIDHVQGDPFASPSKLSVFIPLQRAAYPSGYFDAPHKQTALEDYLVRQFCQEIAKYNFKAKGSGKSGLIATSNPGPEILSRTACECSTKGITARFEAGFPANGRTINSGELIKILFDFLPRCVKTVFYYKNRPAREVKAVSDLAEDQHFIRCELERLGLVSFVADGAILPRESGISSRPMKGSVPFQSPDSLKMELNLPHHGRITGMGLHRGITLIVGGGYHGKSTLLKALESGVYNHVAGDGREYVITDSTAMKLRAEDGRSVQNVDISLFINDLPNKKDTHCFSTEDASGSTSQAAAVIEGIEAGSRVFLIDEDTSATNFMVRDDLMQKIISRAQEPITPFIERARDLYEKSGISTVMVAGSSGAYFYIADTILQMDCYEPLDITDKTKTFCSAYGVEPITSAPGFLLPSGERRLISNKVGSQAVSGNFAAANRGNYRGRGTLGGGRDERIKVKVYGKDSLQIGKSPVDLRFVEQLIDAEQTSTLAQMLRYCVEHQLLERYTVRDTVSMLLKEIQKGGLAAVGDSSYTACGLSMPRIQEIYACINRYRN
- a CDS encoding YHYH domain-containing protein, whose translation is MKRTVRVWLAVVMSGVLLAGGAGMTGQAPWVMEAQAHSGRTDASGGHRDNKNASGLGSYHYHCGGYPAHLHPNGVCPYAGGGESTRTKTQTQTKTQTQAQTQDQTQAQAAIREISGAGEASGTSGWCRNGAQWNYICEDGTRLIGCWKQIDGVWYCFDGDGNMRTGWYGENGSLYYLGTDGKMAVGTCVIDGKEYQFDQDGKMI